AGGTATCTTTGTAGATAAATTTGACCTCATGATTAAATGTTTAGTAGACAATGGCATCATGGAGCTAGAATCAGACACCGAACATGGAATAATGACTAATCATAATGAATTTTATTATGTGTTGCTGAAAGCCGGTTTCTCCAACTTTTTTCTGGCGATGTGCGGTCATCATCGTAATTCTAAATTTAAAAATATCGTTAACATACTTGTTGAAAATATTAAATAGAAAAACTATAAGATAAAAAATTAGCTCTGGTGTATAAAAATTAGCAGATAAAGTCATAAGCATAATAACAACCTTGAATTTACCGAGTTTAAAAAAAATCCCCTACCATTAGGTGGGGGATTTTTATTACTTATCTACAAAACTAGCAGCCGAATTAACCGAACTTACCAGCAGTAGAAGCAATCAAGAATGCTGCGTAAGTCACGATGTAGCCAACAGTGAAGTGAGCTAGACCAACTACACGAGCTTGAACAATAGACAGAGCCACGGGCTTGTCTTTCCAGCGAACTAGGTTAGCTAGAGGAGTGCGTTCGTGTGCCCAAACAAGGGTTTCAATCAACTCTTGCCAGTAACCTCTCCAGGAGATTAAGAACATGAAGCCAGTAGCCCAAACTAGGTGTCCAAATAAGAACATCCAAGCCCAGACAGACAGGTTATTCACGCCGTAAGGGTTGTAACCGTTAATCAACTGAGCAGAGTTAGCCCAGAGGTAATCGCGGAACCAGCCCATGAGATATGTAGAGTTCTCATTGAACTGAGCGACGTTGCCTTGCCAAACACCGAGATGTTTCCAATGCCAGTAGAAGGTCAACCAACCAATGGTGTTGAGCATCCAGAAGGTAGCGAGGTAGAAGGAATCCCATGCTGAGATGTCGCAAGTACCGCCACGACCGGGGCCGTCGCAAGGGAAGGCATAGCCGAAGTCCTTTTTATCGGGCATCAGCTTAGAACCACGGGCATCCAAAGCACCTTTGACTAAGATCAAGGTGGTGGTGTGCAGACCTAGAGCGATCGCATGGTGTACCAAGAAGTCGCCAGGGCCAATTGTCAAGAATAGTGAGTTAGTACCAGCATTAATGGCATCTAACCAGCCTGGAAGCCAAACGTTAGCGTAGTTAGGCCATGCTGTGTAAGCAATACTATCAGGGTTAGATAGCAATGTATCTAAACCGTACAATACCTTACCGTTTGCAGCTTGGACGAATTGAGCAAATACTGGCTCAATCAAGATTTGCTTTTCAGGAGTGCCGAAAGCAACTACTACGTCGTTGTGTACGTACAAACCAAGGGTGTGGAAGCCCAAGAAAAGGGATACCCAGCTAAGGTGGGAAATAATCGCTTCTTTGTGCTTCAGCACGCGGTCAAGTACGTTGCCTTTGTTTTGCTCTGGATCGTAATCACGTACCCAGAAGATTGCACCGTGAGCAAAAGCACCAAGCATCAAAAATCCAGCAATATACTGGTGATGGGTGTACAACGCTGCCTGAGTTGTGTAGTCCTTCGCAATGAATGCGTAGGAAGGCATGGAGTACATGTGCTGTGCTACCAAGGAGGTGACAACACCTAGCGCTGCTAAGTGCCAACCCAATTGGAAGTGCAAGGAGTTGTTGTAGGTGTCGTAAATACCTTGGTGAGGTAGGTTGAACGGACCTTCAACTGGAATACCAAAGAAACTCTTGGCATTCAATGCTTCTTTGAGACTGTGACCAATCCCAAAGTTTGTCCGGTACATGTGACCGGCAACGATGAATAAAACTGCGATCGCTAGGTGGTGGTGAGCAATGTCAGTCAGCCACAAAGCTTCTGTCTGAGGATGGAAACCACCCAAGAAAGTCAGAATTGCAGTTCCTGCACCTTGGGATGTACCAAATACATGTCCGGTGGTGTCAGGGTTTTGAGCGTAAACAGCCCAGTTGCCTGTAAAGAATGGTGTCAAACCGGCTGGGTGGGGTGGGGTATTCAGGAAGTTATCCCAACCTACGTGCTGACCGCGAGCTTCAGGGACAGCAACGTGAATTAAGTGACCAGCCCAAGCCAATGAACTAACACCAAACAAACCTGCTAAGTGGTGGTTTAGGCGATGTTCAGCGCTCTTAAACCATGCCAAGCTAGGACGGTACTTGGGTTGCAAGTGCAGCCAACCAGCAAACAATAATACAGCAGCGAATAACAGCAGGAAAACTGAACCGTTGTACAGTTCGCCGTTATTCCGCATACCGATGGTGTACCACCAATGGTAAAGACCAGAGTAGGTAATGTTTACCGGATTGCTAGCGCCCGCTTGGGTAAAAGCTTCGATCGCTGGTTTACCAAAGTGGGGGTCCCAAATCGCATGGGCGATGGGACGGATGTGAAGGGGATCTTTAATCCACTGTTCAAAGTTACCTTGCCAGGCTACGTGGAACAGGAGGCTGGATGCCCACAGGAAGATGATTGCCAAGTGACCGAAGTGAGTTGCGAAAATCTTTTGGTAAAGATTTTCTTCCGTCATGCCATCATGGGTTTCAAAATCGTTGCCTGTAGCGATCGCATACCATATCCGACGAGTCGTCGGATCCTGTGCGAGATCCTGGCTAAATTTTGGAAATTTTGTCGCCATAGGTTTAATAAATCCTCTGACCTTTAGCCATCAAATATCAGCGTCTAGAGTCCTGAGTTCTGAGTCCTGAGTTCTGAGTTTTGACTCAGCACTCAGTACTCAGTACTCAATAACTGATTGCTACCCTACTGAAAGGATGTGTGCATGGAAGAATGCCCAAGTTGTGGCAATTCCTCCCAAGAGGTAATGAGCTACCCCTACAGCCCGACCCTGAATAATGCTCAGAGCGCGAGGCTGGATTGCTGGAGCTACCTTCAGTTTGTTATGTGCCCAAACAATGGACTCAATCAATTCTTGCCAGTAGCCGCGACCACTGAACAGGAACATCAAGCTGAATGCCCAGACAAAGTGAGCGCCTAAGAAGAGTAGACCATAGGCAGATAGCGCGCTGCCATAGGAATTGATGACTTGTGTAGCTTGTGCCCACAAGAAGTCACGTAACCAACCGTTGATGGTAATAGCACTTTGGGCAAAGTTACCACCAGTGATGTGAGTCACGGTACCATCTGCATCTACGGTTCCCCAGACATCTGATTGCATCTTCCAGCTAAAGTGGAAAATTACAATTGATATCGAGTTGTACATCCAGAATAGTCCGAGGAATACGTGATCCCAACCAGACACTTGGCAAGTACCGCCACGACCAGGCCCGTCGCAAGGGAAGCGGAAGCCCAAGTTTGCTTTGTCTGGAATCAGACGAGAGCTACGGGCGTACAGCACACCTTTGAGCAGAATTAGAACGGTGACGTGAATGGTGAAGGCGTGAATGTGATGAATTAAGAAGTCGGCTGTGCCCAAAACAATGGGTGCAGCTGCCACTTTTCCGCCAACAGCCAAAATACCGCCGCCAAAGACATAGCTAACTGGTTCTAGGGCATTAGGTGCAGTTGTACCAGGAGCCAAGGCGTGGATATTTTGTATCCACTGGGCAAATACCGGCTGCAATTGAATCCCTGTATCAGAGAACAAGTCTTGAGGACGACCCAATGCGCGCATTGTGTCGTTGTGGATGTAAAGTCCAAAGCTATGGAAGCCAAGGAAAATAGACACCCAGTTCAGGTGAGAAATAATCGCGTCGCGGTGACGAATCACCCGATCCAGCACGTTGTTTTGGTTCACAACTGGATCGTAATCCCGCACCATGAAGATAGCAGCGTGAGCCGCTCCACCAACGATCAAGAAGCCACCGATCCACATATGGTGAGTGAATATGCACAACTGTGTAGCGTAATCAGTTGCCAAGTATGGATAGGGGGGCATCGCGTACATGTGATGCGCGATGATGATGGTCAGTGAACCCAAGAAGGCTAGGTTAGTAGCCAATTGAGCGTGCCAGGATGTGGTCAGGTTTTCGTAGAGACCTTTGTGACCTTCACCAGTGAAAGGACCTTTATGGTTTTCGAGGATCTCTTTAATGCTGTGACCAATACCCCAGTTGGTACGGTACTGATGACCAGCAACGATAAAGAGAACTGCGATCGCTAAGTGGTGATGCGCGATGTCAGTCATCCACAAGCCACCAGTTACTGGGTTCAGACCGCCCTTGAAGGTGAGGAAGTCAGCATACTGACCCCAGTTCAAGGTGAAGAAAGGTGCTAAACCAGCAGCAAAGCTGGGGTACAACTCGGTCAACAAGTCTTTGTTCAAGATGAACTCGTGGGGCAAGGGGATGTCTTTGAGAGCAACGCCTGCATCCAAAAGCTTGTTGGTCGGATTGGACACGTGGATTAAGTGACCTGCCCATCCCAAGGAACCACAACCTAGCAATACTTGCAAGTGGTGATTCAGCATGGACTCCACATTCTGGAACCATTCCAGTTTAGGAGCGCGTTTGTGGTAGTGGAACCAGCCGGCAAATAGGAATAAACCTGCTAATACCAACCCACCGATCGCAGTTACGTAAAGTTGGAAGGAGTTTGTAATCCCCCAACCACGCCATACTTGGAACAAACCGGAGGTGATTTGAATGCCGTGGAAACCACCGCCAACATCACCGTTTAAAATGTCTTGTCCGACAATGGGCCAAACGACTTGAGCGCTAGGCTTAACGTTTAACGGATCACTTAGCCAAGCTTCGTAGTTAGAAAACTTCGCGCCGTGGAAAATCATCCCGCTCAACCAAACCATCACTACGGCTAGGTGGCCGAAGTGGGCTGAGAATATCTTGCGGGATATGTCTTCTAAATCGCTTGTATGTGTATCGAAATCATGGGCGAGTGCGTGCAGGTTCCAAATCCATGTGGTGGTTTTGGGACCTCTGGCTAAGGATCTGTCAAAGTGTCCAGGTTTTGCCCATGCCTCGAATGAGGTTGGAACTGGATCGTTATCGACGATTACTCTTGCCTTTTTTTCCTCTCGCTCCGGAGGACTTATTGTCATTTGACCTCCTCTCTTGATAAGGAATGAGGAATCATGAATACCACAAAGTGAACCATTACCGCATACTCAGAATTTCACTGAAGCCGCGATGAAGACTCTATGTGGATAGTTGTTTCTCGTTGAATTATAGAGTCTTCACCTGCACTTTGTTGGAGATATTTTAACAATAATTCAAACTTGGTGGAATATTGCTGAAATTACCGTCTGATCTGCCTTTTAACTTCAAAGTATTTGTCTAAAAGTCAATAGATTGACCATTTTAATTTACAAAGAATAACAATTGGTAAGTTTTATGATTTTGCTGTATGCACTTGGCTTACAGCTTTTACTGCTATTACTTATGAACATTTGTGTCATATTTCCATCGTTGTAAGTAAAAAGCTGTAAAAAGTATGACTTGTTTTAAAATTTACTGAAATAGACAGAGGAAAGCTTAGGCAATGTGAGGTAGATTTCACCTTTTGGGCTATAGTTCCAGATGGACAGTTTGAGCGAAAATAATCTGTCAATTGTCGAAGACTATCACTGGGTGCAACGCATGAACTCGTGGCAGAAAAGGGTGTTAGAAAAGCTCCTCCCTGAGAGGTTCCCGATTCTCAGGTGGGTAATGACATTAGTGCTGGTATTAAGCTTGACCAGTTGCGGCGAGAAAGCCGATAGCCAGGAAGTATCTACTGGTTATAGAGAAAACTCTCCACAGATTTCTCAAATTTCAAAGCAATTTTCGGAAGTTTCCCCACCATCTGTTATCCAAGCACTGCGTCCAAGTTTGGAAGTTTATCAGCCACAAGTGACAATTGTGACTCCAAAGCCTGATGAGGTTTTCCAAGATAACAAAGTTACAGCCAGTTTTCAGGTTAAGGATTTACCAATATTTAAAGATCCACAATTACAACTGGGGCCATATCTCCATGTAATTCTGGATAATCAACCTTATATTCCTGTTTACGACCTGAATCAACCCTTGGTTTTGCCAGAGTTGTCTCCAGGTACTCATACTCTGCGCGTCTTTGCTTCTCGTCCTTGGCATGAAAGCTTTAAGAATGAAGGCGCTTATGCCCAAGCAACGTTTCACGTCTTTACCAAAACCGACGACAATAATCCAGATCCTAAGTCACCCTTGTTAACTTACAGTAATCCTCAAGGAAACTACGGGGCAGAGCCAATCTTGCTGGATTTTTATCTCACTAACGCTCCCCTACACCTCGTTGATAAGGAAAACACTAACGAAGGATTTAGTGATTGGCGCATCCGCGTCACTATTAATGGTGAAAGCTTTATTTTCGATCGCTGGCAAGCAGTCTATCTTAAAGGCTTCCAAACTGGTAAAAACTGGATAAAGCTAGAATTTCTCGATAATCAGGGAAATCCTCTCAAAAATGCCTTTAATACCACAGTTAGACTGATTGACTACCAGCCAAAGGGTAAAGATACATTGGCGAAAATTACCAGAGGAGAACTAACAGCAGATGAGGTACGAAGCATTGTAGACCAGAATTATAAACTCACACCTCTGCCTTCTATTGAAAAAACACCTCAAATACAACCAAAGGTAGAAAAACAGCCAATTCCTGAAACTGAGGTTCCGAAAGAATCGAAAACCCAACCAGAACAACCAAAGTTAGAAGTTCCAAAGGCTCTACCATCTCCTACCTTATCCCCGACACCATCAGAAATAATTACGCCAACGGTAATGCCGACTCCTGAATCAACGCCACTACCTGAAAAAGTTCCGCCTCAGCCAACTAAACCTAAAGTTGACGGATTTTTTAACCGTCAGGGTGGCAAGAAACCTACTCCATCAGTCACAGTTGAGCCATCTCCGAGTTTGCCACCCACGCTACCAGAGATTATTGAGTCTCCAGCACCAGAAATAATTACGCCAACACCAGAGGTACAGCCAGAGGTAAAACCAACTCTTGAATCAACGCCATTATCCGAAAAAGTTCCGCCTCAGTCAACAAAATCTAGATTGGGCGGATTTTTCCAGCGTCGAACGAGCAAGACACCTACTCCAGAAGTAACGGTTGCGCCATCTCCGAGTTTGCCACCCACGCTGCCAGAGATTATTGAGTCTCCTGCACCAGAACTACAGCCAGAGGTAACACCAACTGCTGAAGAATCAACGCCGTTACTTAAATAACACCTTGTGGGGCAATTCATGAATTGCCCCTACTTGAAATCAGGGTTTTGGCTAAATTTTTGTATAACG
This Nostoc sp. KVJ3 DNA region includes the following protein-coding sequences:
- the psaB gene encoding photosystem I core protein PsaB — translated: MATKFPKFSQDLAQDPTTRRIWYAIATGNDFETHDGMTEENLYQKIFATHFGHLAIIFLWASSLLFHVAWQGNFEQWIKDPLHIRPIAHAIWDPHFGKPAIEAFTQAGASNPVNITYSGLYHWWYTIGMRNNGELYNGSVFLLLFAAVLLFAGWLHLQPKYRPSLAWFKSAEHRLNHHLAGLFGVSSLAWAGHLIHVAVPEARGQHVGWDNFLNTPPHPAGLTPFFTGNWAVYAQNPDTTGHVFGTSQGAGTAILTFLGGFHPQTEALWLTDIAHHHLAIAVLFIVAGHMYRTNFGIGHSLKEALNAKSFFGIPVEGPFNLPHQGIYDTYNNSLHFQLGWHLAALGVVTSLVAQHMYSMPSYAFIAKDYTTQAALYTHHQYIAGFLMLGAFAHGAIFWVRDYDPEQNKGNVLDRVLKHKEAIISHLSWVSLFLGFHTLGLYVHNDVVVAFGTPEKQILIEPVFAQFVQAANGKVLYGLDTLLSNPDSIAYTAWPNYANVWLPGWLDAINAGTNSLFLTIGPGDFLVHHAIALGLHTTTLILVKGALDARGSKLMPDKKDFGYAFPCDGPGRGGTCDISAWDSFYLATFWMLNTIGWLTFYWHWKHLGVWQGNVAQFNENSTYLMGWFRDYLWANSAQLINGYNPYGVNNLSVWAWMFLFGHLVWATGFMFLISWRGYWQELIETLVWAHERTPLANLVRWKDKPVALSIVQARVVGLAHFTVGYIVTYAAFLIASTAGKFG
- the psaA gene encoding photosystem I core protein PsaA, with amino-acid sequence MTISPPEREEKKARVIVDNDPVPTSFEAWAKPGHFDRSLARGPKTTTWIWNLHALAHDFDTHTSDLEDISRKIFSAHFGHLAVVMVWLSGMIFHGAKFSNYEAWLSDPLNVKPSAQVVWPIVGQDILNGDVGGGFHGIQITSGLFQVWRGWGITNSFQLYVTAIGGLVLAGLFLFAGWFHYHKRAPKLEWFQNVESMLNHHLQVLLGCGSLGWAGHLIHVSNPTNKLLDAGVALKDIPLPHEFILNKDLLTELYPSFAAGLAPFFTLNWGQYADFLTFKGGLNPVTGGLWMTDIAHHHLAIAVLFIVAGHQYRTNWGIGHSIKEILENHKGPFTGEGHKGLYENLTTSWHAQLATNLAFLGSLTIIIAHHMYAMPPYPYLATDYATQLCIFTHHMWIGGFLIVGGAAHAAIFMVRDYDPVVNQNNVLDRVIRHRDAIISHLNWVSIFLGFHSFGLYIHNDTMRALGRPQDLFSDTGIQLQPVFAQWIQNIHALAPGTTAPNALEPVSYVFGGGILAVGGKVAAAPIVLGTADFLIHHIHAFTIHVTVLILLKGVLYARSSRLIPDKANLGFRFPCDGPGRGGTCQVSGWDHVFLGLFWMYNSISIVIFHFSWKMQSDVWGTVDADGTVTHITGGNFAQSAITINGWLRDFLWAQATQVINSYGSALSAYGLLFLGAHFVWAFSLMFLFSGRGYWQELIESIVWAHNKLKVAPAIQPRALSIIQGRAVGVAHYLLGGIATTWAFFHAHILSVG